A stretch of DNA from Oryza glaberrima plastid, complete genome:
TAGTTATTTCGGTTTTCTATTGGCTGCTTTAACTCTAACCCTAGCTCTATTTATTGGCTTGAACAAGATACGTCTTATTTGAAATGAATTGAATGAATAAGGCAGAAAAGAAAAAATCTCTCTTTTGGATTCCTGGTATTCTACGCACTAATTACCAATTCTTTTTTTCTTGGTCATTGAGATTCGTGGATAATTTAGACTACTATTTAGGGATAAATCGTACCTCTTTTTTTTATCCCCTCGAACAAATCGAAATGATTGAAGTTTTTCTATTTGGAATCGTCTTAGGCCTAATTCCTATTACTTTAGCGGGATTATTCGTGACTGCGTATTTGCAATACAGACGTGGGGATCAGTTGGATCTTTGATTGAGTAATATTTCTTTTTTGATTGCCCTCCTCTCTGGTCTGGAGGAGGTCAAATTGGAATTGCAATTTGTTTTGTTAAGTTATTTTGCCCTGCTTCGACATAAGATAGATGGAATCACGCTCTGTAGGATTTGAACCTACGACATCGGGTTTTGGAGACCCGCGTTCTACCGAACTGAACTAAGAGCGCTTTCAAAAATCAAATCCTTTTCTACTCCTAATGTGTCTCACGTACGTATAGTATCCACAAATTAAAGTTATACCCGCTTTAATCGACCTCCTCACTACTGCCTATAAAGAAGAAAGAAGTAATAGGTAGGGATGACAGGATTTGAACCTGTGACATTTTGTACCCAAAACAAACGCGCTACCAAGCTGCGCTACATCCCTTTTCCAAATTGTTGTACAATGTCATTGTACACAATTCCTATCTTGTTTTCCACATCCTAATTTTCTTGTCTTTTTCTATCTATAGAGAATCCTCGTGTCATTTCTTCTTTTTGGTCTCATATAATCAAGGAATGGTATATATCTAAATCCAATCTAATTTCACCTATAAAAGAAAGATTACTATTCCTTGGTAATCTATAGGAAGGGATTGTCTTTTTCGTTTTTAGTTCGGAATTTCGCCTAAACAAAAGAAATACAAATGATCTTGGGCAATAATATCTGATCATATACGTATTCCAATAAGGAAGGAGGATTTTCAATGCGGGATATAAAAACATATCTCTCTGTAGCACCCGTGCTAAGTACTCTATGGTTTGGGGCTTTAGCAGGTTTATTGATAGAAATTAATCGTTTATTTCCAGATGCTTTGTCATTCCCCTTTTTTTCATTCTAGTTGTTGCTATGTGAGGAATAGAGTTCTTCGTGACATGATAAAAAATTCCCACTTTTCAATCCCTTTTTAGTATAGGAAAGAAAAAGAAAGAAAAGATAGATTGGGTTGGACCTTAGAGTCATGAAAAATTTGGTAAATCTCATTTTTGAAAAAAGAAATTCAATTAAAAGCAGTATCCAAGCAATCAGAGCATAGAAAGAGGCTGGGTTGGCTACTAAAATGAAAGGATTTTGCTTCAAAATCCTTGCTAATTTGACAAGGATTGTATTCCTTAATTATTTCTCTATTTTTTATTACTTAATTGAAAAATTTCCAAAAATTTTTATTCTAATGGATTTTCTTCTTCCTCTTCGGTTTCAAAATAGAGGAATAAAAGAATAAGTAGAAGAATTAAGTTAAGTCAATCCAAAAAGGAAAGGAGGTTCATGGCCAAGGGGAAAGATGTTAGAATCAGAGTTATTTTGCAATGTGTGAGTTGTGTTCGAAAAGGGGCCAATGAGGAGTCGGCAGGGATTTCTAGATATAGTACTCAAAAGAATCGCCACAATACACCCGGACAATTAGAATTAAGAAAATTTTGTCGTTATTGTCGTAAGCATACGATTCATGCCGAAATAAAGAAATAGGAGCATCTTGTGTTCGATCTTTCCAAAGATCAAAAAGAATAAGAACTTCCTATTTAATATATAGAGCATAGATAGAATACAAAATACAAATCAACTTGTCTGATTTCCATTAGATATTATTTCATATGTATCGAGGGTATTCATCTAATATATGGACCAAAGAGAGACTATTTCTTCTGGATCCAAAATTAATAAAATAAACATATTATTTCATATGTATCGAGGGTATTCATCTAATATATGGACCAAAGAGAGACTATTTCTTCTGGATCCAAAATTAATAAAATAAACAAATCAATTTTTTTTCAATTTTAAAATAAGGAATAAATCATGTATACATCTAAACAACCCTTTCATAAATCCAAACAAACTTTTCATAAATCCAAGCAAACTTTTCGTAAATCCAAGCAAACTTTTCGTAAATTCAAACAACCTTTTCGCAAACCCAAACAACCTTTTCGTAGGCGTCCTCGGATTGGCCCGGGGGATCGAATTGATTATAGAAACATGAGTTTAATTAATCGATTTATTAGTGAACAAGGAAAAATATTATCGAGACGAATAAATAGATTAACCTTGAAACAACAACGATTAATTACTCTTGCTATAAAACAGGCTCGTATTTTATCTTTCTTACCATTTCGTAACTATGAGAATGAGAAACAATTTCAAGCCCAGTCAATTTCAATAATTACAGGTCCTAGACCCAGAAAAAATAGACATATTCCTCCATTAACACAAAAGTTCAATTCCAATCGAAACTTAAGAAACTCCAACCAGACTTTAAGAAACAACAATCGGAACTTAAGTTCCGATTGTTGATGTTTTATTCGAAAGGGCCAGACTATATATAAAGAAAGTAATCCAATTTAGATTCTTGGGTTTGTTATAAGTAAATCTTAATTTATTGTATCTTCCCGGAGTTACCTCTCCGGGAATTCTTTTTTAATTATTCCTGTATATTACTTTTTTATCCCTTTAATTGATAATCTTTATTTTATTGGAAATCGTGTAAAGATTATTTGGATTTAATACAGCTACTTGTGCAAGGATTTTACGATTAAGAATCAATTCTTTCTTGTAAAGATTGTGTATTAATTTACTATAATTATCGAATACTTTATGTATCCGCGTTGCTGCGTTTATCCGACTGATCCACAAACGCCGAAAATCCCTCTTTTGCCTGACTCTATCTCGATGAGAGGAAACAAACGCTCTTCTTACCTGTTGAGTAATCATTCGATTAAGTCTTAAATGAGCCCCTCTAAAGTTTGAGGCAAATGAACGCATTTTTGCCCGTCGTCTCCGAGCTATATATCCTCGCGGAACTCTGGTCATTGAATCAAATTAACCTTAATGAATAACTAATGATTTCTCTTCTTTTAGCCATCCTTTTTCCCATTAATAACAAAACGAATTATTCCCATATATAAAATATTAGTTCCAATGGCTTTTGCTACTATAACCTTCCCAACCACAATTTTCTCTTCTACTCCCTTCAGTTATTTCGCACGACTCCCTTCAGTTATTTCGCACGATACTAAAAAATAGTGGGTTCCATCGTTTCTATGGTTCCCTTTTAAACGGCGAGGCCCTCTCTATACACCGGAGCCCTTTCTTTCATTTCATCAAAGGGTATTGTGAACTTGTATAGTTCACATTCTTTGGCTCTACCTATCCATTATAGAGTAAATAGCTCTTTTCACAATAAGAGTTATCCATACAGTGACGGCATTTAATTATGAAAGTTGGCTAAGTAGCTGACCCTCTTAGTCCGTTTTTTTAAGATAAAGGAGCATAAGCCTTTATCTTTTTATTACTATTTCCTCCGCTTAATGAATAGCCGTTTGCTACCAATGGGGGAATTGCTTCTTATTTCCAATCTAGATGATTGGATTTGCACCAAAGGAAACCAGAAATTCCATATACCGTAGAAATCTAGGATAGAGAAGCTCTATCCTATTCATTGGTACCGATCATGGATACTTCAAAAATTGTCTTATTTGTTTGAACCCATGATCCGAACGAGTCGCACATACACCCTAGCACATGTTCCTCGACGCTGAGGACATCCCTTAAGCGCGGCCGATTTTCTAGCATTTCGTATTGGCTGTCTTGCGTTTCTAATAAGTTGTTTAACCGTTGGCATGTCGTATGTATATAGAAAAAATGGATTGGTTTAGATCGATCTTAACCTGAATGATTGATCATTATGAAGTATTTCCATTAAATTGCATAAAACCCGAATTTAGGGTTGAAATAAATTTACAAGAAATCTGGCCACTACCAATCCTTAAACATTTCTGGAAACCACACTGGATCAGTATCGCAGTGCTCGTCAAGCATTTCATCCCCTACAATATCGACAAGTCCATAAGCTTTGGCTTCGTCTGCTGACATAAAAACATCCCTTTCCATGTCTTCGGATACAACCCAAAAAGGCTTGCCTGTTCTTAGTGCATAAACCCTTGTGATCATTTCGCGAACTTTGTGTAACTCTTCCACTTCTAGTAAAAATTCTGGTGTTCTTGCCCGATAATAAGCACTAGCAGGTTGGTGAAGCATAATCCTCGCGTGGGGGAATGCTATACGCTTGGTGGGTTCTCCTCCAAGCAGAATGAAGGACGCCATGGACGCGGCTATTCCGAGGCATATTGTATATATATCTGGTGTCACCGTTTGCATCGTATCAAAAATCGCCATTCCTGAGATTAACCACCCGCCGGGGGAGTTTATAAACAAAAAAATATCGCTAATTCCATCTTCTATACTGAGATATACCATGAGACCTGTAATATGATTCGTGACCTCGCAACGAATCTCTTGACCTAAAAAAAGTGTCCTTTCTCGATACATAACATTGTATAAGTCAACCCAAGTCGCTTCTTCATCTCCGGGAATCCGGTAAGGTACTTTTGGAACACCAATGGGCATATTAGATTAATATTATTAAATTTAAGTAAGAAAACTACACTTTAATATGGAAACGTAAGAATGGAAGAGAAAGAAAGAATCCGCAGTTTATTGTTTTCACTTTTTTTCTTATTCTATATGAATACTATAGATTCTATTAATACGTAGATTGAAATAATACATAGATTGAAAGATTATACATATAAGTAGGATAAGACAGATTGAATAAAGAAAAAAGAATGGGTGATTCGAATACTAAACAAAAAGAGATAGGGATCTATTCTTCGTTTTTTCCAAATAAGCCAAGCTGCCCATTGCATATTGGCACTTATCGAGTATAGAATAGATCTGCTTCTCTTTCTTCTTACGAACAGAATTGGCTTCTTATTTTTAATGGAATGAAATAAATATTCACGCTTTCTGACACAGAATCCCCTAGAAGGGTTAGGTACATAGGATATGGATAGTCTTTGCCAATGCGATAAAATAAAGTGACATCGTGTCTATTTTTCTTTGCTAAAGGGGTATTTCCATGGGTTTGCCTTGGTATCGTGTTCATACTGTCGTATTGAATGATCCGGGTCGATTGCTTTCGGTGCATATAATGCACACAGCTCTAGTTTCTGGTTGGGCTGGCTCGATGGCTTTATACGAATTAGCGGTTTTTGATCCCTCTGATCCTGTTCTGGATCCAATGTGGAGACAAGGTATGTTCGTCATTCCTTTCATGACTCGTTTAGGAATAACCAATTCGTGGGGTGGTTGGAGTATTTCAGGAGGAACTGTAACGAATCCGGGTATTTGGAGTTATGAAGGCGTGGCAGGGGCGCATATTGTGTTTTCTGGCTTGTGTTTCTTGGCAGCTATCTGGCATTGGGTATATTGGGACCTCGAAATATTCTGTGATGAGCGGACGGGAAAACCTTCTTTGGATTTGCCCAAGATCTTTGGAATTCATTTATTTCTTGCAGGGGTGGCTTGCTTTGGCTTTGGCGCATTTCATGTAACGGGTTTGTATGGTCCTGGGATATGGGTGTCTGATCCTTATGGACTAACTGGAAAAGTACAAGCTGTAAATCCGGCGTGGGGTGCAGAAGGTTTTGATCCTTTTGTTCCGGGGGGAATAGCTTCTCATCATATTGCTGCGGGTACATTGGGCATATTAGCGGGCCTATTCCATCTTAGTGTCCGTCCACCTCAACGTCTATACAAAGGATTACGTATGGGCAATATTGAAACTGTACTTTCCAGTAGTATCGCTGCTGTTTTTTTTGCAGCTTTCGTAGTTGCCGGAACTATGTGGTATGGGTCAGCAACTACCCCAATTGAATTGTTTGGGCCTACTCGTTATCAGTGGGATCAGGGATACTTTCAGCAAGAAATATATCGAAGAGTTAGTGATGGGTTAGCCGAAAATCTCAGTTTATCAGAAGCTTGGTCTAAAATTCCCGAAAAATTAGCCTTTTATGATTATATTGGTAATAATCCGGCAAAGGGGGGATTATTCAGAGCAGGCTCAATGGACAATGGGGATGGAATAGCTGTTGGATGGTTAGGACATCCTATCTTTAGAGATAAAGAAGGGCGCGAACTTTTTGTACGCCGTATGCCTACTTTTTTTGAAACATTTCCGGTTGTTTTGGTAGATGAAGAGGGAATTGTGAGAGCGGACGTTCCTTTTAGAAGAGCAGAATCCAAATATAGTGTTGAACAAGTAGGCGTAACGGTGGAGTTCTATGGTGGCGAACTTAATGGAGTAAGTTATTCTGATCCTGCTACTGTAAAAAAATATGCGAGGCGTTCCCAATTAGGGGAAATTTTTGAATTAGATCGGGCTACTTTGAAATCAGATGGTGTTTTTCGCAGCAGTCCAAGGGGTTGGTTCACTTTTGGTCATGCTACCTTTGCTTTGCTCTTCTTTTTCGGACACATTTGGCATGGGGCTAGAACCTTGTTCCGAGATGTTTTTGCTGGTATTGATCCAGACTTGGATGCTCAAGTGGAATTTGGAACATTCCAAAAAGTCGGAGATCCAACTACGAGGAGACAGCCAGTCTGAGGCCGCATTGCTTTGGTATCTTTCACCTCTCTTTTTTGATTTGACATGGGAAACATCTCCCATCCCTTCTTTGACTCTTTTTCCTTTTTTATACGGGAAATGATCCCAAATGACAAATGAATAGGTGTGGAAGTTATAATTGTAAATAAACCACGATCGAAGTTATAATTGTAAATAAACCACGATCGAATCTATGGA
This window harbors:
- a CDS encoding photosystem I subunit IX, whose protein sequence is MRDIKTYLSVAPVLSTLWFGALAGLLIEINRLFPDALSFPFFSF
- the rpl20 gene encoding ribosomal protein L20 — its product is MTRVPRGYIARRRRAKMRSFASNFRGAHLRLNRMITQQVRRAFVSSHRDRVRQKRDFRRLWISRINAATRIHKVFDNYSKLIHNLYKKELILNRKILAQVAVLNPNNLYTISNKIKIIN
- the rpl33 gene encoding ribosomal protein L33; this translates as MAKGKDVRIRVILQCVSCVRKGANEESAGISRYSTQKNRHNTPGQLELRKFCRYCRKHTIHAEIKK
- the clpP gene encoding ATP-dependent Clp protease proteolytic subunit, whose product is MPIGVPKVPYRIPGDEEATWVDLYNVMYRERTLFLGQEIRCEVTNHITGLMVYLSIEDGISDIFLFINSPGGWLISGMAIFDTMQTVTPDIYTICLGIAASMASFILLGGEPTKRIAFPHARIMLHQPASAYYRARTPEFLLEVEELHKVREMITRVYALRTGKPFWVVSEDMERDVFMSADEAKAYGLVDIVGDEMLDEHCDTDPVWFPEMFKDW
- the petL gene encoding cytochrome b6/f complex subunit VI, which produces MLTITSYFGFLLAALTLTLALFIGLNKIRLI
- the rps18 gene encoding ribosomal protein S18; the protein is MYTSKQPFHKSKQTFHKSKQTFRKSKQTFRKFKQPFRKPKQPFRRRPRIGPGDRIDYRNMSLINRFISEQGKILSRRINRLTLKQQRLITLAIKQARILSFLPFRNYENEKQFQAQSISIITGPRPRKNRHIPPLTQKFNSNRNLRNSNQTLRNNNRNLSSDC
- the petG gene encoding cytochrome b6/f complex subunit V → MIEVFLFGIVLGLIPITLAGLFVTAYLQYRRGDQLDL
- the psbB gene encoding photosystem II 47 kDa protein is translated as MGLPWYRVHTVVLNDPGRLLSVHIMHTALVSGWAGSMALYELAVFDPSDPVLDPMWRQGMFVIPFMTRLGITNSWGGWSISGGTVTNPGIWSYEGVAGAHIVFSGLCFLAAIWHWVYWDLEIFCDERTGKPSLDLPKIFGIHLFLAGVACFGFGAFHVTGLYGPGIWVSDPYGLTGKVQAVNPAWGAEGFDPFVPGGIASHHIAAGTLGILAGLFHLSVRPPQRLYKGLRMGNIETVLSSSIAAVFFAAFVVAGTMWYGSATTPIELFGPTRYQWDQGYFQQEIYRRVSDGLAENLSLSEAWSKIPEKLAFYDYIGNNPAKGGLFRAGSMDNGDGIAVGWLGHPIFRDKEGRELFVRRMPTFFETFPVVLVDEEGIVRADVPFRRAESKYSVEQVGVTVEFYGGELNGVSYSDPATVKKYARRSQLGEIFELDRATLKSDGVFRSSPRGWFTFGHATFALLFFFGHIWHGARTLFRDVFAGIDPDLDAQVEFGTFQKVGDPTTRRQPV